CGACGGCAGTGAGGTGCCGGTGACCTCCGGCACCGTGCGGCAGGCGCTTCAGGAGAGGATCGCCTGAGGGCAGCACGAGACATGGCTGGCCGGCTCGTCCGGCCGCCTGGTGGCCTTCGTGACCAACGGTGAGCGGGCGATGATGTCGCTGCTCGACGAAGAAGGCGACCCCGGCGAGCACGCGGTCGACCCGGGAGCCCGCGGGTCGAGCAGGGGCTTCGTTCTCTCCGACGGACAGCACGACGAGTATCCGGACGAGGACACCGTGCCGCTTGAGGAAACGTTCAGGGTCCTCCGCCACATCTTGAGCGCGGGGTCCTGGCCTTCCGACGCATCGTGGGTGGTCGATCACTGAGGAAGCCCGCTGCCGGGAGTTCACAGGAAAGGGGCATGGCCCTCGGGGGCCTGCGAGCGTCACGGGTGCAACGCGACACGCCGCACGGGAGGGTGAAGGGGCGTGACCTCTGGGCCGTTCGGGCGATGGACAGGGGGACGCAGGGTCACATCGAACGGCAAGGCGAGGGACTCAGATGAAGATCACCAGGACCGCTGTGCTCGTGGGGCTGCTCGCCGTGGCGGGGGTGTTCACGGCGGGGACCGCCCACGCGGACGAGAGCAACAGCCACGCCCACAACGGGCCGCGGGTCGCGCTGATCAACGCCGGTCAGATCGACGACCCGATGGAGGACGTGCTGGAGCACGTGGCGGTCCTCGGCCGCAACATCATCACCGGCTGACCAGCTCCTCGTACGCCCTCCGCAGCCCGTCGGCCGCCTCCCGGCCGGCGGGCTGGAGCGGTTCGCGGAGGGGGCCCGCGGCCAGGAGCGCCTTCGCCGTGACCGCGCCCGGCAGGCCCGACGCCATCATGCGCTCGGTCAGCGGCAGCAGCCGCCGGTTCAGCCGGGCCGCCTCCGCCGTGTCGCCCGCGTCGAACGCGTCCAGTACGGCCCTGACCTCGGCGGGCGCCACGTTCGCGACCGTACTGACGTACCCCGCGCCGCCCAGCGCGTACAGCGGCAGGTTCAGCTCCTCGCAGCCCGAGTAGAAGGCCAGCGCCGTACGGGCGAGGACCTTCGTCGTGCCCAGCACGTCGTACGCGCAGTCCTTCACGGCCACGATCCGGGGGTGTTCCGCGAGCCGCGCCATCGTGTCCGGCTCGATCCGGGTGGCCGTACGGCCCGGGATGTCGTACATCATCACCGGCAGGCCCGTCGCGTCCGCGACCCGCCGGAAGTACGCCTCGACGGCGGCCTGCGGCGGGCGGCTGTAGTACGGCGGGACGACCAGCAGGCCGTCCGCGCCCGCCGCCTCCGCCTGGCGGGCCAGCTCCACCGTGTGCGCCGTGTCCGCCGTGCCTACGCCCGCCACGAGCGGCACCGACGGGCCGACCGCCGCCCGCACCGCGCCGATCAGCTCCCGCTTCTCCGCGTCGGAGGTGGTCGGGGACTCCCCGGTCGTGCCGTTCAGCACCAGCCCGTCGCAGCCGCGCGCCACCAGGTCCGCCGCCAGTTCGGCGGCCCGGTCCAGGTCGAGGGAGGCCCCGGTCGGCGTGAACGGCGTGACCATGGCGCACAGGGCCCGGCCGAAGGGGCGGGGCGTCGTCGTGTCGTCGATCATGTCCGGCAGTCTTCCGGCGGTGACCTCGTAGGTCTACTTAGTTCTGCTCCGGAGCGTGGTGAAGCGGTGCTTAAGCGTGGCATGGCGCGTGGGCGTCCGGGTACTCGGAAGACCCCCGTACGCGCACAAGGAGGGAGGCGACCGCCGTGGCGTACCGAACCGCGGAACCGTCGGTCGGCGAGCTGGTCAAGCGCGCCTCGGAACAGCTCACCGATCTGGTGAAGGCCGAGCTGCGCACCGCTCAGGCCGAGCTCGCGCAGAAGGGCAAACGGGCCGGAGTCGGCGGCGGGCTCATCGGAGGCGCCACCGCCGTCGCCTACATCGGGCTGATGGCCCTGGCCGGGAGCTGCGTGGCGCTCCTCGCCCTGGTCCTTCCGGTGTGGGCCGCCGCCCTGATCGTGACCGGTGTGCTGTTCCTCATCGCCGCCGTCCTGGGCCTCGCCGGACGCGCGCAGATGCGGCGCGCCGTGCCGCCGTTGCCCGAGCGGGCGATCGACGGCATGCGCTCCGACCTCGACGAGATCAAGGAGAGGGTCCATCGATGACACGGCCGGACGAACTGCGCCTGGAAGCGGCGCGCAAACGGCAGGAGCTGGTCGAGACGATCGACCAGCTGATGGCGAAGACGGATCTGCGGGCGCGCGCCGCCCGCATGGACCGCCGCCCGCTGGTCGCGGCGTCCGCCGGGACCGTGGCCCTGGCCGTGCTCGGCGCGGTGCTGACGACCCGGGCGCGTAACCGGGGCGGCGCCGCCGGTGCTGGTGCCGGGGCCGGGGCCGGGGCCGGGGCCGGGGCCGGTATCGGGATCGATACCGCTGTCCGGCGCGGCACGGTGGCCCGGGCGGGCCGGGTGCGGCACGCGGGCCACGGGGTCTCGGCGCCGACCGCGCGGGTGCGGCGGGGCGGGCTCGTGGCGGGGCGGGTGCGGCCCGGTGGCAGCACGCGGGCGGGGGGTGCGGCCGGGTCCGCGTTCGCCAGGAGCGTGTTCGGGCGGGGCCGGCCGGGCGGTGGCCGGTCCGGAGGGGCCCGGTTCGGCGGAGGCAGGTTCGCGGCGGGGCGGTTCGGCAGCGGTAAGTCCCGAGGCGGCGGGCTCGGGCGAACCCGGTTCGGAGGGAGTGGACGATGAGCGCGCGCAAGCCGCCGAGGCCCCGGACGAAGTCGAAGCGGAAGAAGAGCATGCTCTACCGGCCCTTCGGGCTGCTCCTGGGCATCGCGAGCGGTGCCGCCGCGAGCGCGCTGTTCACCCGGGCGTGGAAGGCCGTCGGCCGGGGCAGTGACGCGCCCGACGCGCTGGACGAGGACCGCTCCTGGCGGGAGGTCCTGATCGCCTCCGCCCTCCAGGGCGCCATCTTCGCGGCGGTACGGGCCGCCGTGGACCGTGGCGGTGCCGTCGGCGTGCGGCGGCTCACCGGAACGTGGCCCGGAGACTCCTGACCACATGACGCTTGACCTCAAGTGAACTACAGCTTCCAGGATGGGTGTGCCCGGCCGGACCACGGGGGTCCGGCCGGGCACCCGTCCGAGGAGGCACACGCATGACCGCGCACCGCACGAACCCGCACCCCTTGAACGCGCACGTCCGCCCCCACGCCCGGCCCGACCTCGCCCGGCCCGGCGTCGGCCTCGTCAAGGCGAGCACCTGGCGCGTCGGCACCCCGGAGCGGCAGCGGGCGGCCGTCGAGGCCATCGCCCGCACCTGGGAGAAGAGGCCCTGGCCCACCGAGGGACTGCTCTCGTACACCGTCCACATCGGCGAGGACGGCGACACACTGCTGCACTACTCGCAGTGGCGCTCCGAGGAGGACTACCAGGAGCTGGTGCGCACCGAGCGCGCCGCGCGGAACGCGGAGATCGATGCGGCGGTGCCCGGCATCGAGCGGGTCGCCCTCCACTCGTACGAGCTGTACCGCGTCGCCGGGCTCGGTGCGGACGGCGGCGAGCGGGTGCCGGGCTGCGTGGTGACCGTGGAGGTGGAGTTCGACGGGCCGGACCCGGCGCGGCAACGCGGCTGGGTGGACGCCGTGTTCGAGGCGCTCGGCAGCGACCCGGCGCCCCACCCGGGCGGGATCTCCGGCCACTTCCACCTCGGGCTCGACGGCGCCCGCGTCCTCAACTACGCCGAGTGGGAGAGCGCCGACGCCCACCGGAAGGCCCTGGCCGCGCCCGGCGACGGCATCGGGGGGCCCACCCCGCAGTGGCGCAGGGTGCGGGCGTACCCGGGGCTGGTGCGCAGTACGGTGCGCCGCCACACGCCCGGGCTGAGTCTCGCCCCGGGCGCGTAGCGGCGACGTACCGTTTCGTCCGCCGTGCTTACGGGCGGAAGCGCAGGACCTGCGGGTCGTGGTCGCTGTTCTGGTCCGCGAACTCCGCGTTGATGTGCACGCTGTCGTACTCGAAGTGACGGATGCCGGGGCTGGTCAGGATCTGGTCCAGCACCTGGCTGTTGCCCTGGAAGACGTACGAGTAGCGCTCGGAGCGCGGCAGGCTCATGACGGCCGCGCGCAGGACGCCGCCGTCGGTGAGGGCCTTCGTCGTGTCGGAGAACTCGAAGTCGTTGATGTCGCCGAGGACCACGACGTCGGCGTTGCGCTGCACCGCGAGGACGTCCTTGACGAACGCGTTGACGACCTTCGCCTGCTGGAGGCGCTGCACCTCGGAGGAACGGTTCGGCGGCTGGCGGTGGCCGACGATCGACTCGTCGCCGCCCTTGGAGCCGAAGTGGTTCGCGACGACGATCACCGGGCGGCCGCGGAAGACGAACTCACCGGCCAGCGGCTTGCGGCTGTTCTCCCAGGCGGCGTCCGCCGGGGCGATCCGGCCGGGGGAGACGGTCAGCGCGGCCTTGCCGCGCTCCTTGACGACACCGGTCGCGGTCGTGGCGTGGCCGCCCGCCCGGTCGGTGAACGACACGCGCTCGGGGTTGAAGAGGAAGACCTGGCGGATGTTGCCGCCGGGCTGCCCGCCGTCCTTGTTGTTCTCCGGGTCCACGGAGCGCCACTCGTACGCGGGGCCGCCCGCGGCGACGATCGCGTCCGTGAACTTCTTCAGCGTCTCGTCGGCAGCGACGGTGCCGTCGTTCTTGGCGCCGTTGTTGTCCTGGATCTCCTCCAGGGCGACGATGTCGGGCGACGCCAGGTTCTCCACGACGGCCTTCGCCAGCGCGTCGAACTTCTCCTGCGGGTCCGTCGGGTCCAGGTTCTCCACGTTGTACGTGGCGACGGCGAGCTCGCTGATGTGCTGCGGGCGGGTCCTCTCGCGCTTCAGGCCGCGGTCCTCGACCGTGCCCATCGTGCGCGCGGTGAGGGTGTAGCCGCCGTACTGGTTGAAGTCGAGCGGGCCCTCGGTCTCACCCGTCAGGACGTCGCCGACGTTCGCGGTCGGGAACGGCTGCTCGGCGAGCGGGACCAGCGACTGCACCTTCAGGCGGCCGGAGTTCTGCGAGGTGTACGAGCCGTACACCGTGCCGCCGCGGCGGTTGGCGTTCTCGTCGGGCTTGACGGTCACCCACAGCTCGGCGTGCTCGGTGCTGGGGCCGACGACCCGGGAGGTGCCGATGCGGATGTTGGCGCCCTCCAGCGACTCGTAGTAGTCCAGGGCGTACGAACCGGGCCTGAGCGGCAGGCCGTTGACGGAGCCGTTCTTGGCCGGGTCGCCCTCGGGGGCGTACGCGTCCGGGACGGACTCGGCGGTGACGGCGACCGGCGCGGGCACCGGGTTGCCGGAGGAGACGACCGTGACGGTCGGCTTCGAGATCTGCGTGAGCGACTGGTTGCCGGAGTTCAGGCCGCCCGGGACGTACTCGGTGACCGTGCCCGACACCTTGACGGCGTCGCCGACGGAGACGGTCGGCTTGGAGCTGGTGAAGACGAAGACGCCCTCGCTGGTCGCCGGGTCCCCGTCCCCCCGCGGGTCCTGGAACCAGAAACCGCGCGAGCCGTACGTGCGCACACCGGTGACGACGCCGGCGACGTCCGTCACGCGCTGGCCGACAAGCGGGGATATGCGCGTCGAGCCCTGGATGTCGTGAATACGGACGATGTCGGTCGTTTCCGCCGCCGAGGTGGTGGCGCCGGCGAGCAGCCCGGCGGCCAGTGCGGCGGTGACGACCGCCGAGACCGCAGCGGTTCTCGGCAGGGAGGAAGCCATGAATGGACTCCAAGAGATGGTGGGAGGTGAGGGTGCGCGGAGTGGCTGGAAAGGTGTGGTCGCCGCTCTACGCGCGTCAATCTCTTGGGTGAGCAGGCCACTTGTCAAGGGGGTCCGAGTGGACGGGGGTGGTCGGCCGCGTGAACGCCCGGAGCGCCCTCCGTATGCGTCTACGCTGGGGACGGCCCGGGCCCGCGCCGCTGGAGGGCGGCCCGGCCCGCACCGCCGCACGCCTTGAGGAGATGCCGCCGATGCCCGCAGACCGCACGACCCTGCCGCCGGTACGGCTCCGACCGGACGCCGAACTGGCCCGGGCCGCGCTGGCGGCTCCGGTACTGGCGCGGGCCGTACGGCTGGCCCGCTGGGCCGGCCCGGAGACGAGGGTCGGCGCGGGCGGCGAGCTCGTGGACGAGCAACTGGGCGCGGCCGCCGAGGCGCTGGGCCTCGCGGCGGACGAGGACGGCGAGGCGTACGCCAGCGAGGCGTGGCGGGTCGCCGTGGACACGGGGCTCGTGGAGGTGCGGGAGGAGCCGGGCGGCGCGGACGGTCGCGGTGGCGTGGACGGTCCTGGCGTCGCCGAGGGTACGGGCACGGTCACGGCCGGGGAGGCCCTGTCGCTGGTGACCCGCGGCGGCCCGCACGATGTGCTCGGCCTGTGGCTGGACGGCCTGGAGACCGTGTTCGCCGACGCCGCCGCGCCCGTACTCGACGACGTGGAGGCGCTGGAGGCGGCGGCGGGGCCGGACGGCCGGATCGACTTCGACGCGCTGGGCTGGGACCCGGAGGCGGAGGCCCGCTTCCTGGACGAGGTGCTGGCCAACCTCTACCTGCTGACCGTCTCCGAGGGCGGCCCCGGTGAAGGGCCCGTACCGCTGCCCGCGCTCGCCGCGTCCGTCCTCGTGCCCGACGACATGGGCGAGCCGACGGACGACGTTCTGGAGCAGGTGTCGCGGGCGATGATGCGCCTCGACGACCAGTTCCGGGTGCTGGAGCCGATGGGCCTGGTCGAGTACCGGCCCGTCGACGAGGCGCTGATGACGGAGGAGGCGCCCGACGAACCGGCGCCCGCGGAGCTGGACGAGGACGACGTCGCCCGGTACGGCATGGTGCGGCTCACCCCGCTCGGGCTGTACGGCGTCCGCAGCCGGCTGCTGGAGGCGGGCGTGGACGCCCCGGCGGTCGGGGACCTCGCGGAGCGGGGCGCTGACGAACTGCTCGGCGCGGTCGGCGGTTTCCCGCAGGCGGCGGCGCGGGCCGAGACGGAGCGGTGGCTCGCCGGGCGCGAACCGGTCGCCGCGGCCCGCGAGTTGCTCGCCGCGGCGAAGGGCGCCGACGCCGGGTCGCCGCTGCGCCGGCTCCACTGCCAGCAGGCGCTGGCCCTGGTGGGCGCCGAGGCGGAGCCCGCCGTGCGGGAGGTGCTGGACGACCCGGAGCTGGGCGGGCTGGCGCGGGTGTGGCTGGCCGAGCGGGGCGCGGCGGACGTGCCGCCGCCGCCCGAGGCGATGATCTTCTGGCTGGCCATCGACACGATCGCCGCGCAACTGGACGCGGACGGGGACCTGGAGGAGCTCCAGGACCTGGTGGAGGGGCTGACGGGGCGCCACAGCGGGTTCTTCGCCGAGGCGTGGCGGGTGGAGCATCCGGCCACGCCGGAGGTGCTGGAGGCGATGGGGCGGTTGCACCGGGACAAGCGGGCGGCCAAGGACGCCCGGAAGGCCGCGTTCAAGGCCCG
This genomic window from Streptomyces thermolilacinus SPC6 contains:
- the dapA gene encoding 4-hydroxy-tetrahydrodipicolinate synthase; the protein is MIDDTTTPRPFGRALCAMVTPFTPTGASLDLDRAAELAADLVARGCDGLVLNGTTGESPTTSDAEKRELIGAVRAAVGPSVPLVAGVGTADTAHTVELARQAEAAGADGLLVVPPYYSRPPQAAVEAYFRRVADATGLPVMMYDIPGRTATRIEPDTMARLAEHPRIVAVKDCAYDVLGTTKVLARTALAFYSGCEELNLPLYALGGAGYVSTVANVAPAEVRAVLDAFDAGDTAEAARLNRRLLPLTERMMASGLPGAVTAKALLAAGPLREPLQPAGREAADGLRRAYEELVSR
- a CDS encoding phage holin family protein; amino-acid sequence: MAYRTAEPSVGELVKRASEQLTDLVKAELRTAQAELAQKGKRAGVGGGLIGGATAVAYIGLMALAGSCVALLALVLPVWAAALIVTGVLFLIAAVLGLAGRAQMRRAVPPLPERAIDGMRSDLDEIKERVHR
- a CDS encoding DUF4235 domain-containing protein, with the protein product MSARKPPRPRTKSKRKKSMLYRPFGLLLGIASGAAASALFTRAWKAVGRGSDAPDALDEDRSWREVLIASALQGAIFAAVRAAVDRGGAVGVRRLTGTWPGDS
- a CDS encoding antibiotic biosynthesis monooxygenase — translated: MTAHRTNPHPLNAHVRPHARPDLARPGVGLVKASTWRVGTPERQRAAVEAIARTWEKRPWPTEGLLSYTVHIGEDGDTLLHYSQWRSEEDYQELVRTERAARNAEIDAAVPGIERVALHSYELYRVAGLGADGGERVPGCVVTVEVEFDGPDPARQRGWVDAVFEALGSDPAPHPGGISGHFHLGLDGARVLNYAEWESADAHRKALAAPGDGIGGPTPQWRRVRAYPGLVRSTVRRHTPGLSLAPGA
- a CDS encoding endonuclease/exonuclease/phosphatase family protein, which encodes MASSLPRTAAVSAVVTAALAAGLLAGATTSAAETTDIVRIHDIQGSTRISPLVGQRVTDVAGVVTGVRTYGSRGFWFQDPRGDGDPATSEGVFVFTSSKPTVSVGDAVKVSGTVTEYVPGGLNSGNQSLTQISKPTVTVVSSGNPVPAPVAVTAESVPDAYAPEGDPAKNGSVNGLPLRPGSYALDYYESLEGANIRIGTSRVVGPSTEHAELWVTVKPDENANRRGGTVYGSYTSQNSGRLKVQSLVPLAEQPFPTANVGDVLTGETEGPLDFNQYGGYTLTARTMGTVEDRGLKRERTRPQHISELAVATYNVENLDPTDPQEKFDALAKAVVENLASPDIVALEEIQDNNGAKNDGTVAADETLKKFTDAIVAAGGPAYEWRSVDPENNKDGGQPGGNIRQVFLFNPERVSFTDRAGGHATTATGVVKERGKAALTVSPGRIAPADAAWENSRKPLAGEFVFRGRPVIVVANHFGSKGGDESIVGHRQPPNRSSEVQRLQQAKVVNAFVKDVLAVQRNADVVVLGDINDFEFSDTTKALTDGGVLRAAVMSLPRSERYSYVFQGNSQVLDQILTSPGIRHFEYDSVHINAEFADQNSDHDPQVLRFRP